The Aphelocoma coerulescens isolate FSJ_1873_10779 chromosome 15, UR_Acoe_1.0, whole genome shotgun sequence genome segment CCATGTTCAGGATTAATAGCAGTGAAAAACTCACGGAGGGAACTGGAAATGAAAGCAGTGTGCCCAGAAGTATCTATGTCTGCTGCTAATAAAGTTCATTACCAATTAATTGTATTAATTCATCTTTCTTTTACTGCCTAGGGTCGATGTGCCAAAGTGTTTTCTATCAATGACAAGAACGACTGGAAAATAGTCCGGAAAGCTTTTTCCATCATTGACTTCACTGAAAAAGATATCGAGGTACTGCTTGTTCAAAGGGACTGAACAAATTTCAGAGAGGAGGGCTCTGCTCTTTGCCTCAGGTGATGGAAGCAGCCgtgcctgggagaggggctAAGGGTGGAACACACTTAGGGTGGTCAGGACCTGAAGGGGCCGACAAGAAacatggagagggacttggacaAGGggcaggacaaaggggaatggcttcccactgccagagagtaggtttggattagatattgggaagaaattgggtccctggcagagggtgcccagagaagctgtggctgcctcatccctggaagtgtccaaggctgggctggacggggcttggagcagcctgggatagtgggaggtgtccctgccctggcagaaGGTGGAACAGGATGATCTCCAAGTTCCTTTCCACCCCaagccattctgggattccatgatgcTGTGGGATTGAGGGAGTGGGTGGCGAAGAGCACGATGCTGGTGGTGGTACCTGGCCAAAATTCTGTTAACTAACGATAGGAAAGATCAGCACCACCCCACAGGGCTGTGGGAATCCATTTTCTAATGGAATATCTCCCATTATCAGCATCTCTTTGGAATCGTTGCCAGTGTCCTGCACCTCGGGAACATCCAGTTTGAAGAGGACAGCAATGGCCACGCCATCATCCGTGACGGGACACAGATCAAGTGGATTTCCAAGGTGCCTCTGCCCAGATTGGCTCAGaattccctgtgctgggaggaaaACCTTACCTTTGCTGTGATTTTCTTACAGGGACAAAATAGTTATTCCCAAAAGCGCCAGGATAACTCAAAAAATACCCAGCTCTTATTGTAAACCTTCTTGAGCCTTCTCCCTGAAATCTCCTTATTTCTTCTGGCTCCGAGATGAGGGTGATTGGGAAGGGGGCTGGGGGTTGTGCCCTGCTGATCCCACAGTGCTGCTTATTTAAACAGGGACCTGTGGCTGTGCTCTGAGTGCAGATGTttctctccctgcagctcctgggtgcTCACCTGTCCATCCTGCAGGAAGCTCTCACCCACAGGAAGATCGAAGCCAGATCTGAGGAGGtaccgggggggggggttctgTGTAGTCCCAGATTAATCTGGGAAACCCCAAGGTGGAGGGTGGATGAGGAGCCAGTTCTCAGTGTAAACCAGATCCCTCTGGCTGTGCCTCTCCTCCTCCACATCCCCTTCTTCCAGCCTGAGACATTAAACTAAAATATATTGGAATTTGATTCCTGAACAAGGCAGGAACTGTTAAAAAGCTGGATCAGGGACTTGTATTTGAGCCAAACGATTTCCCCTTGCCCAGTCCACGGTGCTTCCTGGGAAACTGGGCTGCACAAACAGAggaaaacactgggaaaaattGCTCTTTGgacattttatattttcattttaataacaTAAAACTGAAATGCCATCAGGATATTTCCCCACTACATCTAAATGAATGCCCACCAAAATGTAGTTCCCCAAACCTACTGGCAGGTGGGGATACACCAGAGTGAAGGAACACTGATGGAAAACGAAGCTGTGGGTAGAATCAAGGAATTCCAGAGtcttttgggttggaaaggaccttaaagatgatcCTGTTCCAACCCCTTGCAGGAATAGCTGCAGTCCAGGGGTGGCCGTGCTGTGGTGCAGGACAATGTGGCTGCTTCTCCAAGCCACAGACGTGTCCTGGCTGTGCAGAAGTTTGCTCTAATGCCCTGTGGTGTTTATGCTCTCTGGGATATCTTTATTTCCAGGTGCTCAGCCCTCTGAATGTGGATCTGGCGTTCTACGCCCGGGATGCCGTAGCAAAGGCAATTTATGGAAGGACTTTCACTTGGCTCGTCAACAAAATCAATGGCTCTCTTGCCAACAAGGTTGGTTTCTTGTCTGGTGTCCTCTGAGACACTGAATGCTCCTAAAATGCTGAGCAGTTTCTCCAGAGAGGCCCCACAGACCCCATCACCAAATATGTGGCATGTTGGATAATTGCTGCTGGGACatcccccagccctgagctgggaAACCCTTCAGTTACTCTCTGTTAAAGAGTTTCAGCAGTTCATTACCTGCTTTAAAGTGGCTTCTCCACTGCCATTTCTCTCAAAGAGAAAGTTTGAAATTCGGGGGAAAGCAGCCacctgcagggaaggagcagtggCAGAGCAGGGGTGTCTTTGACAGGACTCGACTCAGAAAACAGTTATTGGCCTGCTGGATATTTATGGCTTTGAAGTGCTGGACACAAACAGGTATGGGCTGTTCCTGGGATCTGGGGTGACCTGGGGGCATGGGAGGTCCTGCATGAATTTTTGAGGTTGccctcagcccagcagggcaaggTACAGGGGACTAAAACCTTGGTGCAGGGGTTTGCTGGACCCTAGGCAAAGCTTTACCTTGGGCTGCAGGTCTGGTTTGGGCTGTGGTGCAGCAGTGTGGGAGCATGGGGTGGGTTTGGTCTGTGTGGGAATGGGGGTTTGATCCGTGTAAAAATGGGGAGTTTGGTCCctgtgggaatggggtttggtCTCTGTGGGTGGTTTAGTCCATGGAGGAAGAAGCAAAGCTGCCCCTGGAACACACCAAACACGCTGCTGATTTGACCTCCCTGAAGCTTTGAGCAGTTCTGCATTAATTACTGCAACgagaagctgcagcagctgctgattGAGATGACCCTGAAAGCAGAGCAAGAGGAATACGAACTGGAAGGGATTGAGGTAAATTCTGTttccccctcccttttcccttcgaGCTGCCATTACACTGAATGCTTTTGATCATCAACATGAAAGTCATCCTGCTTTTCTAGTTTGTTATTGCTCCCATGGGAAGCGTAGGATTTGCCAGGGGTCTCTTTCTGTAACCCTTTTGAAGTGCAATTTAGCCCAGACTTAATTGACATCATTTAAGGAAGAGGTAGGACCTTCCCCAAAACTCAGTGACAGTGTCCCTGGAGAATGAGGGACTCCAGCAGTGTAAAAGATGGGAAGATGGAGAGCATTAGTGTAGAGAACAAGAGGATGGTGTGGGCTGCTGGAAGCAGAACTCTGGGGTGGGAGCATGGATCACTGTGCTGTCTCACCTTTTCCCGCAGTTGATCCTAATTCCCAACACTCATTTCAGCGGGATCTGAGGCTGGATCTGATTTCAGTTCCAAAGAACTTAAAAAATTGCAAAGAAAAGGTTTTTATCTAAAACTGgtcttcctttttccctcttccagTGGGAACCAATCCCATATTTTAACAACAAAATCATCTGTGACTTGGTTGAGCAGAAGCACAAAGGAATAATCTCCATCCTGGTAAGAACAGAGTTTGTGCTAAATTAAAATGTGGGCCTGTGCCTTGCTCTAATGGTCCTTAATCACATTTTACCCTCTAATTATGGGATGGGTCTGTGTTATCCAGAACATAAACACAGATTCCTGTAACAAGCACCCAGAGGATGAGGCAGAGGATCCGGTTTTGGGGGGAGTTAAAGGTGGGGGATGTTCTGCTTCCCCTGCAACAGGGCTTTGGGTTTGTGGGACAGAGTTGTACTAAGAGTTACCCAAGAGGGAAtatgagctcagagcagctctgatcCAGTGCCTGCTGTTCCAGGATGAGGAATGTTTACGGCCTGGGGAAGCGACTGATTTGAGCTTCTtggaaaagctggaagagaaagtaGGAGATCATGCCCACTTCGTGACGTATGCATTTACCCTCTGTATCTTCCCATCCCAtatccagggctgggcagggaacaGCCTCTGCCTTGTCCCAGAGGGAATCAAACAGCCCATCCCGATGCTGGAAAACTCCACTGGTGAATCCTGGGTACTGGGAGGTGTGAGCGGGGCCGTCTCTTCACTGGTGCCATGCTGAGCTTTGAGTCTGTCATTCCACACCAAAATTAGGGACTCCTGGGATTTGGACCAGGGTTTTAGCCCATGAAGGCTAAATGGCTTTGGTCACAGCTGGCTTTGGCCCCCACAGACTCCAGGGAAAGCTGAAGATGTTGTGACAAGGAGCCAAATGCCTGAGGCTGAGGGGGGATATGTAAATATTTACACCCATCTTGTTCTGTGTGAGCTTGGAGTacaaagaggagagaaaatgctCCTCTCCCCCAGCTGAGTGACATTTTGGTTCATACTCcatttggagggggtttggatCCCATTTTGGTGGCAGCTGAGCACGTTGGCaccaggctgtgctggcactTCCCTGCAGAAGCTGCTGAAGGGCTGTGACAAGTCATCAATTGAGAGTCACAGTGCTGAGCTGTCactgttcctgcagctctgaacTCCACCACAGCCAAGTGGAAAATTTGTAGCCAACTTCCTTGTCACCACAATGTGCCTTAATGCTGTTCTGCCTGATTAAAAGCTTTAAATAGAAGTGCTGGAGCTCCTTCCACGGGatctgctcttggaaggagcTTTGATACATGAACGTGCTGTTGTGACACTCGGCTCTGCTGTTTGTGACTGCTTACAAAGCTGAAACTTCAACTGTGaagttgctctttttttcttgattggttttttttcccattcgcCCCCAGGAATCCTTGCTttccaaaatattcctgctatTCTCGAACATTTGGATTCCTCCTTTGTATTTGGGTTCTTGCTCTAGGGCAAAGTATTTGAAATCCTTGCCCCCCGGGTTTGCTTTGGGGTCGAGGCAGCTGGTGGTTTTTCCCCCACATAAGcagtaaaaatgtatttaaatggaCATTGTGGGAAGAACTCTTGGTATTTCTGGAATGGGTGATCACTGCTAAATGGCAATGAGTGGATCCCAGGTATCCTGAGGAGTTCATGGGAGCTGCCTCCCattctctgctgccagcagggagaGATGATGGTTTGAGCATGGGCCAGAACTCCCCACATCAATAGCACCAAACCCCCCATTTCCAGCTGTCTCCCAGCTGTGCCTCTCCCCAAGCTGAGGGAATCTCTTTGCTGCTCTTTCTCCTGGTGTTTTGTTGGATTCTCCCCTGGCAGGCGCAAGCTGGCGGATCAGAAAACGCGGAAATCCATCGACTGGGTGGATTTCCGCCTCCTCCACTACGCGGGAGAGGTCACCTACTGTGCTGTGGGTGAGTGAGAAACAGCCAGCCCGGAGCTCCTAAACTGCTGTGGGTGATGATGGCCTGATGGGAAGAGGAATTACAAAACACCTGCCCTCTGCAGGCACTGACCTGGAAGTCTTAAATGTGGCTGCAGTGAGAATTTTGAGGATGTGGATGTTccgattttcttttttattttcttttcatttaattcccccccccccctgcccccccccccccccccaggattTCTGGAGAAGAATAACGATCTGCTGTACAGAAACCTGAAGGAGGTAAGCACAAAAATGCTATCTTGGAGCAGAAGATTTATTTACTCTCTGCAGCAAACAAAaacatcattttttttctttagcactGATCTTTAGGCACCTCTGTGCATGttctcagggctgtgctgctcccaggaggAATAGAAGGGCTGCTCAATAGGGCAACTTTTATCTCCTCCTGTTTCAGGTGCTGTGCAACTCCAAGAACAGCATCATGAGGGATTGTTTCCTCCTGTCAGAACTGGACAACAGGAGGAGACCAGAGACTGTGAGTTCTGTCTTAACTCTGAGTATCAGCTCAGCTCCCCAGGTCTTGATTTAACCACTGATCCCTTCCTCAGTCCTGATGGCCACAAACTAAAACACAACAAGTTCCACCTCCACCTGAGGAAGAGCTTTCCATGGAGAGTGGCAGAGCTCTGGGACAGCTGCCATGGGAGGGCCTGGAgtcattccaaacccacctggacacattcctgtgtcacctaccttgggaggggtttggactgggtgatctccagagggcccttcccaccccagctattgtgggattctgggattcctgCACTTGGTGGATGTTTTTACTGCCATCCACCCCTGAGAGCTCCCTGGCAGCGGAACAGTGATGCTGCTGAGCCAGCAGCCAGCAAAGTGACATCCCATGACACATCCCCCAAGGAGCAGGGAGCGCTGAAGGGCTGCCTGGTgtgtccagctgcatggccaggGCTCAAACGCTGCAGCTCAGCACTGTCCCAACTGACCACGCTCCAAAACCTCCAGGCTACCAATGCACCATCAGCTTTTGCTTCCAGGTTTCAGCTGGATGCAGGGAGTGGATCTCAATTCCTGCAGGGAAGAGTTCCAAAGCTCAGGAAGTTTTTTTGATGCTGCCTTAGGTTGCAACTCAGTTCAAAAACAGTCTGACGAGTCTGATCGAAATCCTGATGTCCAAGGAGCCCTCGTACATCCGCTGCATCAAACCCAACGAGAACAAGGAGCCTGGTAAGGCTGGGGCTCTGTTCAGTCCAAGGAATGGACAGAGGGATTTGTTTGGAGCAGGGTGCAGCGTGCACAGgttgtgtgtttgtgtttatatttatatataaacagCTTGGTTAAGCTGGCAGCAAATTCATCCCCGTGGGTAATCGGGGATTTGATTCCTTCCCGATTTCCCCCAATGCATGGACACGTGGGTGAGCCTCCCCAGGCAGAACTGACCAGTGAAGGTGTGCTCTTGCTCCAGGGAAGTTTGATGATTTCCTGATCCGACACCAGGTGAAGTACCTGGGGCTGATGGAGCACCTGAGGGTGAGACGGGCCGGCTTCGCGTACCGGCGCAAGTACGAGCTCTTCCTGCAAAGGTGAGGGAGCTGCTTCCCCTCTGCCCAGCAAATCCTGCCCTCCTGAGGGCTCCAGAGCAAGCAAAACTCGAGTCCCAGTGGTGGGAGTTGTCAGCAGATGCTCTTCTGCTTCAGAAGTACCCTTTGCATGTTGTGTCTTGTCTGCATCATTTTGATCTGCGTTGGCATCTTCTGCCTTGAGTAAAGCAGAAGGAATTTGAGGGAGTTCCTCAAACTTTAGGTCGTTTGTGTTGATGTCCTGCTGATCTTTCAGGTACAAAAGTCTCTGTCCAGCTACCTGGCCACACTGGCATGGGCCAGCAGCAGAGGGTGTGGAGAGGCTCATCAAACACATTGGTTACAAGCCCGAGGAATACAAATTAGGAAGGTAAATTCCTTGCTCTGGCTACTCTGCTGCTCAGTGTTTGCTGTCCTGGATACTCTGTCCTGTCTGTGGCAGGAGCAAGGAGAGATATAAAACCCCAACTACACAAATTTCCTCATTATTTTTACCTGTTTCCATGGGAGCTGGAATCCAGCCTCGTTTCTTCCATCTCTGGGCTAGGGCTCCAGCTTCTCCTGCTTGCCTGGTCAGCCCAATGCAGCTTGGGTTTGGGTGGCATTACAGCTGTTGGGGGGGCTCTGagcctgctcagagcagctggaaggaTGGCTCACCATGGATAACCTGCTCCTGATCTCTTTTTCAGAACCAAAATATTCATCCGTTTCCCAAAGACCCTGTTTGCCACGGAAGATGCCTTTGAGTACAGAAAGCACCTGCTGAGTAAGGCTCCTGTTCCCTTGGTCTGGGACAGAGGAGCCTGGGGATCCTTGTTCCTGGCtctgggttggatggggcttggagcaacctgggatggtggaaggtgtcccaccccatggcagggggtggaatgggatgggctttaaggtttcTCCTAACCCTGgtctgcacagctctgcagaatCCATGGAAAACTCAGTAAAgttgctccaggctggggagaAATCCCCGCCTGAGCCCTGGATATGTGGCTCCTTTAGAGCTTCTCTGTCCTATAACTGCCTATCCAGGCCCAGATGCACCAAGTGCCTTTCCCTTGGGATTGGGATCTCTCCTGTTTCATCCTAGTCTGTACCTGCTTGAAAAACACAACTGAAGGGCACGGTACCTACAGGGTCTTGTTGGTGTTGTGGTCCCTCTGTTCCCTGTGCCATGGAGTGCAGGAATTCGGCTCCCCAATGCCCTGACCCTGCAGGTGCCAGTGATGTCTCTGCCTTCTTTCCAGTTTCAAGACTCCAGGCCAAATATAAAGGATTCCTCGGGAAAAGAGCGTACCAGAAGAAGAGGAAAGCAGGTACGGGCTCTGGAATGGGGGATTCTCTTAGGGCTGGGCTTTCCACAGGAGCTGGAGCCTTGGGAGGTCCCGAATCCATGGTGCTGTGGGTAGAGGAGGTGGCAGCATTTACAGAGGTTCCTTTAGCTCTGTTTGGATCCTCACACCACGAGCTGCTCTTGGCCTCAActgtgggagcagctctgggaagcagcagcagcttctgtcACTCACAAAGGGACATTCCGGGGTACCTGGGGGTTGAGGGGACATTCCGGGGTACCTGGGGGTTGAGGGGACATTCTGGGGTACCTGGGGGTTGATCATCAGCTGCTGTGGGAGAAACCCCTCTTATCACAGCAGGCTGACATAAAGTGCAGGCTCAAAgcagctttctgggctgtgggcagggacagcaggaggctgagcagggacaaGGCCTGGCCTTGGTGCTGAGCCCCACAGCGCAGGTGGAGCTGGATCCACCACGGAGAAGAGAACCTTCCAAACGTGCTGTTCCCACCAGCTGATTTTTAGAGCTGCAGAAGAACCAGTTTTAACTTCTGCTGGGTCAGTGTGAAGGCCAAGGCCCAGGACTGATTCCCTCTTGCAGCAATCAAGCTGGAGGCCTTTTGGAGAGGAGCCCTGGCACGGAGGGCTGCCAAGAAGAGGACGTGGGCGGTGCAGACCATCAGGAAGTAACTGTCCCGACCGTATTTCCCAACcacggaatcctggaatggtttgggtgggaagggaacttaaagcccatccagtgccaccccctgccacgggcagggacaccttccactatcccaggctgctccaagccccatccaagctggccttggacacttccagggatggggcagccacagcttctctggctgTGCCaatgcctcagcaccctcatagggaaggatttcttcctaatttttcgtATGCCCCTCCATTCCTTCATCCTCCCTCTCCACTCCCCTAAACTCAGCTGCTGAAGTAGAGCtgattccttccgaattccaaAGCACCGTGGTTTGGCCAGCAGAACTTGGCAAAAACTGTTAATATTTAGAATATTCTAAAGCTTGAGATTTCCATGGCTGGCCCTCAGTGCACCTGAGCTAACACCAGTGATCCTTAGCCTGTTGTGTGtcatcctcccctcccctcattTCCATGGATTTCTGGAGGTCATGGGATATTTTCTGTAGGTTCATCAACGGCTTCATCAATCGGAAGAAACCCCTTTGCCCAGAGAACAGGGACTTTGTGAGGCTCTCACAGTACTACTACCTGATGAAACTCCGAGACCACCTCCCAAAAAATGTCTTGGATGAGAGCTGGCTCCAGCCTCCCTCAATCCTGGAAGAGGTGAGAGTTTCTGGAGGCTTTGGGAGAGGTGGAGGCAGCTCTTGTTTGGTGGCCATGTGTGTGCACATTGCAGGTGGGAGGAAAtgatctgctgctgcctcatcctctgttcagAGCCTTTGGAAAAGCCCCAGATCTGCAGTGTTTGGGTGGGAATGGGAGGAGTGGCACAGTGGTTGGTGTTTCCAAGAGAAATGAGGAAGCTCCCTGTTGGTTTAagcaataaaaagggaaaatgcacTGGCAGAAAAGTGAACTCATGAACCCTAATAAAGACAAAATTAATCCCACAGTGCTTTAGGCTCATGGCACAGACAGAGCTGTTTGAACAACTTCcctactttattttttcctgggttttttcttgCAGACATCCGAGATGCTCCGGAAAATCTGCAGGAGGAACCTGGTGAGGAAATACTGCCGAGGGCTCACTGCCGAGAGGAAAGTGCAGGTAACAACCCCTGGAATGCAAATGTGGGAGTTCAAACAGtgatctctgctccctgagGATCCTCTGGAACACAGGCAGCACCTTCTGATCCTGCTGTTCCAATCAGTCCCTCAGGGATGAGAGCAAAAACTCCTGGAGCCAGGGATTTCCTCCAGTGTCCCTCATAATGGACAGAGCAGACATGTGGGGCTTAATTCATGGCATGCAAACTGCTCTCCATGTAATTGGAAAAGACccataaataacaaaaaaaaatcagtaggaTTTTCCCTGCTGCCCTTTCATGTGGTGTAACACAGGAATAACCCaaagctgcaggcaggagcacagCACAATTCCAAGATTCCATGAGTTGGGTGGGCAGAAGGATGCTGTGGGGTAGCAGTGTTTGCATTGTCCCTGCTGGTGTTCCCAGTGGAGGAATTCCAGTGTAAAGGCCTTTCCTTCTCCCATCAGCTGCAGCAGAAGGTGGTGACCAGCGCTGTTTTCAGCGGGAAGAAGGAGGGATACCTGGAGAGCCTCAGCCAGCCCTTCCTGGAGACCCGCCTGAGTGAGTTCAGCAAACCCCTGGAGGCCTCAGCCATGTGCTCCTGGCTCAGGAAAGTCCTGCTTGACCAAACAGACTCTTTTCCAAGAGAAATTCCCTCCTGGCAGCATCACCTGCCTTTGGAATTCCTCCCTCTGTCACATCGAGTAACGTGAATGCAGTGATGAATCTGCCTGATTTTTCCCaaactggggatactgggatccCTCTGGGACAGAGAGCCATGATCCTAAGCAGAATTCCCTGGGGGCTGGCGTGGATCAGGGTTTGAACCAACAGCAGACTTGAGAACAGGCAGAAACTCCCGGTGTGAATTCACTTGTCAGGCAGGAAAAGGCACCAAAATGGggttgggagcagctggaggtgaCCACCCTCGGTTTGGAAGGGAGCATTCCAAGGGGAAAAGGCCAATTGGGATGAAGACAGCTAAAGCAGCTCCCTGGTGTCCTCTGCGGGGTGGGGAGTGtctgcctggggctgtggctCTGTCACCCACACCcagtttttctttctggtttgcTCCTCAGAGGAGAATGACCTAAACCCCAAAGTGCTGCAGCTCATCCGTGGGGAGAACATCAAGGTAAAGGAAGGACAGAACTCTTGGAATTACCTTCACAGAGTCCTGGAGCTGGCTGCTCTCACAGGAACTGATGAAGAGCAGTGGAGCCACCATTTCCTTGCTTTTAAATTGGAGACAGGTCTCAAAATATACCTAATTAGAAGTTATTTAAGGTTCCTTTTAATGAAAGCTTAAAGAACATTCctagccctgcccagggcaggagcagagctggagtaTCTGTGCACTTCCCATGGTCATGGCATGGAGGGCACAGGGGCTCCATCATTCCCAGAATGGGATTCTCCCTCCTGAATTTCCCAGGGTAAGGGATCCAGACCCCTGTGAGCTCACAGCTGCTGTGAGCTGGGACCTgcagctccacaggcagagctgctcctcgcTGCTGCCAGTCTGGAAAATC includes the following:
- the MYO1H gene encoding unconventional myosin-Ih isoform X1, which translates into the protein MDAQKEDVDENGDANMEGALIARDKVGVQDFVLLDSHTSEAAFFNNLRKRYQENLIYTYIGSLLVSVNPYQELDIYTVTQMQLYRGVNFFELPPHLYAIADNAYRVMCNEYNNHFILISGESGAGKTEASKKILQYYAVTCPTTEQLQTVRDRLLLSNPVLEAFGNAKTLRNDNSSRFGKYMDIQFDFKGAPVGGHILSYLIEKSRVVHQNHGERNFHIFYQLLEGGDKDLLCWLGLERNPQKYTYLIQGRCAKVFSINDKNDWKIVRKAFSIIDFTEKDIEHLFGIVASVLHLGNIQFEEDSNGHAIIRDGTQIKWISKLLGAHLSILQEALTHRKIEARSEEVLSPLNVDLAFYARDAVAKAIYGRTFTWLVNKINGSLANKDSTQKTVIGLLDIYGFEVLDTNSFEQFCINYCNEKLQQLLIEMTLKAEQEEYELEGIEWEPIPYFNNKIICDLVEQKHKGIISILDEECLRPGEATDLSFLEKLEEKVGDHAHFVTRKLADQKTRKSIDWVDFRLLHYAGEVTYCAVGFLEKNNDLLYRNLKEVLCNSKNSIMRDCFLLSELDNRRRPETVATQFKNSLTSLIEILMSKEPSYIRCIKPNENKEPGKFDDFLIRHQVKYLGLMEHLRVRRAGFAYRRKYELFLQRYKSLCPATWPHWHGPAAEGVERLIKHIGYKPEEYKLGRTKIFIRFPKTLFATEDAFEYRKHLLISRLQAKYKGFLGKRAYQKKRKAAIKLEAFWRGALARRAAKKRTWAVQTIRKFINGFINRKKPLCPENRDFVRLSQYYYLMKLRDHLPKNVLDESWLQPPSILEETSEMLRKICRRNLVRKYCRGLTAERKVQLQQKVVTSAVFSGKKEGYLESLSQPFLETRLKENDLNPKVLQLIRGENIKYVTPVIKYDRNGFKARERLLVLTQSSAYVVEMAKIKQKIEYSTLKGISTSNLSDGIMVIHVPEDNKQKGDVILQCEHIFETVTKLCILANKQSVVKVVKGSLRFRVGSGKEATMVFTVGPEPQVFKDKTGQLTVVSTPRKS
- the MYO1H gene encoding unconventional myosin-Ih isoform X2; the encoded protein is MDAQKEDVDENGDANMEGALIARDKVGVQDFVLLDSHTSEAAFFNNLRKRYQENLIYELDIYTVTQMQLYRGVNFFELPPHLYAIADNAYRVMCNEYNNHFILISGESGAGKTEASKKILQYYAVTCPTTEQLQTVRDRLLLSNPVLEAFGNAKTLRNDNSSRFGKYMDIQFDFKGAPVGGHILSYLIEKSRVVHQNHGERNFHIFYQLLEGGDKDLLCWLGLERNPQKYTYLIQGRCAKVFSINDKNDWKIVRKAFSIIDFTEKDIEHLFGIVASVLHLGNIQFEEDSNGHAIIRDGTQIKWISKLLGAHLSILQEALTHRKIEARSEEVLSPLNVDLAFYARDAVAKAIYGRTFTWLVNKINGSLANKDSTQKTVIGLLDIYGFEVLDTNSFEQFCINYCNEKLQQLLIEMTLKAEQEEYELEGIEWEPIPYFNNKIICDLVEQKHKGIISILDEECLRPGEATDLSFLEKLEEKVGDHAHFVTRKLADQKTRKSIDWVDFRLLHYAGEVTYCAVGFLEKNNDLLYRNLKEVLCNSKNSIMRDCFLLSELDNRRRPETVATQFKNSLTSLIEILMSKEPSYIRCIKPNENKEPGKFDDFLIRHQVKYLGLMEHLRVRRAGFAYRRKYELFLQRYKSLCPATWPHWHGPAAEGVERLIKHIGYKPEEYKLGRTKIFIRFPKTLFATEDAFEYRKHLLISRLQAKYKGFLGKRAYQKKRKAAIKLEAFWRGALARRAAKKRTWAVQTIRKFINGFINRKKPLCPENRDFVRLSQYYYLMKLRDHLPKNVLDESWLQPPSILEETSEMLRKICRRNLVRKYCRGLTAERKVQLQQKVVTSAVFSGKKEGYLESLSQPFLETRLKENDLNPKVLQLIRGENIKYVTPVIKYDRNGFKARERLLVLTQSSAYVVEMAKIKQKIEYSTLKGISTSNLSDGIMVIHVPEDNKQKGDVILQCEHIFETVTKLCILANKQSVVKVVKGSLRFRVGSGKEATMVFTVGPEPQVFKDKTGQLTVVSTPRKS